Proteins encoded by one window of Sphingosinicella sp. BN140058:
- a CDS encoding FAD-dependent monooxygenase, translating into MNEFTPDHHDVLIAGAGPVGLFLACELRLAGCSVLILEQAIYPSTPLKRAPLGLRGLSLATIESFDRRNLLEPLKARISAREIAAAAPWMKEERRPGGHFAGIKFFLDQINQERWSYRLQDSASPMAADLESIGAVLTDRALQLGVTIRYGLSVSHVGATNSDVTVRASGETFRASWLVGCDGGRSAVRKAAGFGFTGSEPEFTGYFAEVEVADPSMLEPGHHDTSAGTYIFDLPHMIRMVEFDGGAHHRGKPITRDHLQTVLRRVSGKNVELNSIGQVTTWTDRAYLATEYRRGRVLLAGDAAHIHSPLGGQGLNLGLGDAMNLGWKLAATIRGDAAAELIDSYQLERRPVAEQILDWSRAQVALMRPSRSAQALRAIVGDLIATREGATYFAERVWGVSLRYDLGSDHPLVGLSAPNYEIDDGTRLNEHLSRGRALLLDFRESDRLRTLADRYRDQVTYSRCNSNHPSALHILLVRADGFVAWASERPYEEADVVQAIAQWFDAAGDLGRSTAP; encoded by the coding sequence ATGAACGAATTCACCCCCGATCACCACGATGTCCTGATTGCCGGCGCTGGTCCGGTCGGTCTGTTCCTGGCTTGCGAGCTGCGGTTGGCCGGATGCTCGGTGTTGATCCTCGAACAGGCGATATATCCTTCCACGCCGCTCAAGCGCGCGCCCCTTGGTTTGCGCGGTCTCTCCCTCGCGACGATCGAAAGCTTCGACAGGCGTAACCTGTTGGAGCCGCTGAAAGCACGGATATCGGCCCGCGAGATCGCGGCCGCTGCGCCCTGGATGAAAGAGGAGCGAAGGCCTGGCGGGCATTTTGCCGGGATCAAATTCTTCCTCGACCAGATCAACCAGGAGCGCTGGTCTTACCGCCTGCAAGACTCGGCCAGCCCGATGGCCGCCGATCTGGAGAGCATCGGGGCCGTTCTGACGGACCGCGCGCTGCAACTGGGGGTCACGATCAGGTACGGCCTAAGCGTTTCGCACGTTGGTGCAACGAACAGCGATGTGACCGTGCGCGCCAGCGGAGAGACGTTTCGGGCAAGCTGGCTCGTCGGCTGCGATGGCGGCCGCAGCGCAGTGCGCAAGGCGGCGGGCTTCGGTTTCACCGGCTCGGAGCCCGAGTTCACCGGCTACTTCGCCGAGGTCGAAGTGGCCGATCCATCGATGCTGGAACCCGGTCACCACGATACATCGGCCGGCACTTACATCTTCGACCTGCCCCACATGATCAGAATGGTGGAGTTCGACGGCGGGGCACATCACCGCGGCAAACCAATCACCCGGGATCATCTCCAGACGGTGCTGCGCCGCGTTTCCGGTAAGAACGTCGAACTGAATTCGATCGGCCAAGTCACTACCTGGACCGATCGAGCCTATCTCGCGACCGAATATCGGCGAGGGCGGGTGCTGCTCGCTGGTGATGCCGCACACATCCACTCTCCGCTGGGTGGCCAAGGCCTCAACCTCGGTCTTGGCGACGCGATGAACCTGGGCTGGAAGCTCGCTGCGACGATCCGCGGCGACGCCGCCGCTGAACTCATCGACAGCTATCAGCTCGAGCGTCGGCCAGTCGCCGAGCAGATACTCGACTGGTCGCGCGCGCAGGTCGCGCTCATGCGACCCAGCCGAAGCGCGCAAGCACTTCGCGCGATCGTCGGCGACCTGATTGCCACAAGGGAGGGCGCAACCTATTTCGCCGAGCGCGTTTGGGGCGTGTCGCTGCGCTATGACCTGGGCAGCGACCATCCACTCGTCGGACTCAGCGCCCCCAATTATGAGATCGACGACGGTACGCGCCTGAACGAACATTTATCACGAGGGCGTGCGCTTCTGCTCGACTTTCGTGAGAGCGATCGTTTGCGGACGCTTGCCGATCGGTACCGCGACCAAGTGACCTATTCACGGTGCAACTCGAACCATCCGTCAGCCCTACACATCCTCCTGGTTCGCGCCGATGGCTTTGTCGCCTGGGCAAGCGAGCGCCCCTATGAAGAAGCTGACGTCGTCCAAGCTATAGCGCAATGGTTCGACGCCGCAGGGGATCTCGGCAGGTCCACGGCGCCATAG
- a CDS encoding TM2 domain-containing protein — MTGFGRKGSPTGSERSSKPQFGAAHSPSDNDQELSPQARAFLAAERSRKLAEQSSVLSSAFQTAALLQPTFTKPPKSLALAYVLWWFGGTFAAHRMYLGAFRSATTMAGFFWGGLALGSVMSKKSSLWVGGVAVPPLWAAMILAWMAWWFLDAFLIPGVRRRQAQVGSVQPLSRVFV, encoded by the coding sequence ATGACCGGCTTTGGACGCAAGGGTTCACCTACAGGCAGCGAGCGCTCGTCGAAACCGCAATTCGGGGCAGCGCATTCGCCTAGCGACAACGATCAGGAACTGTCGCCACAAGCGCGAGCATTCCTGGCCGCAGAACGCAGTCGCAAGCTTGCAGAGCAGTCCTCGGTCCTATCCTCGGCCTTCCAAACGGCAGCCTTGCTCCAGCCCACCTTCACCAAACCGCCCAAGAGCCTCGCTTTGGCCTATGTCCTGTGGTGGTTCGGAGGCACCTTTGCGGCGCATCGCATGTATCTGGGTGCCTTCCGTTCGGCTACGACAATGGCGGGCTTTTTCTGGGGCGGTCTGGCGCTTGGCTCGGTCATGTCGAAGAAGAGTTCGCTGTGGGTCGGCGGCGTTGCCGTCCCGCCCTTGTGGGCAGCAATGATCCTGGCGTGGATGGCGTGGTGGTTTCTCGACGCTTTCCTGATCCCGGGCGTTCGACGCCGTCAAGCGCAGGTCGGCTCTGTTCAACCGCTGTCGAGGGTTTTCGTCTAA
- a CDS encoding cyclase family protein, translating to MTHRDEARKTGRFVDLSHEIEHGMITYKGLPAPLICDHLARAQSRGLYAEGTEFQIGRIDMVSNTGTYLDTPFHRYADGIDLAGLTLDSIADLPGIVVTAGDGKAIGPSAFDGSDVRGRAVLVHTGWDRHWRTDAYFEGHPFLTEAAAIRLRDAGAALVGIDSHNIDDTSGNGRPVHTVLLAAGIPIVEHMTGLGNLPPSGFRFSAVPPKIRGMGTFPVRAHARIFGE from the coding sequence GTGACGCACCGGGACGAGGCACGCAAGACAGGAAGGTTCGTCGATCTAAGCCATGAGATCGAGCACGGCATGATCACCTACAAGGGGCTGCCGGCACCCCTGATCTGCGATCATCTCGCTCGCGCGCAGTCGCGCGGCCTGTATGCCGAGGGGACCGAATTCCAGATCGGGCGGATCGACATGGTGTCCAATACCGGCACCTATCTCGACACACCGTTCCACCGCTATGCGGACGGGATCGATCTCGCCGGCCTTACGCTCGACAGCATCGCCGATCTGCCCGGCATCGTCGTCACCGCCGGCGACGGCAAGGCGATCGGACCGTCGGCGTTCGACGGTTCGGACGTGCGCGGGCGTGCGGTGCTGGTCCACACCGGCTGGGATCGGCATTGGCGGACCGACGCCTATTTCGAGGGTCATCCGTTCCTCACCGAGGCGGCGGCGATCCGGCTGCGCGATGCAGGGGCGGCGCTGGTCGGCATCGATTCGCACAATATCGACGACACTTCCGGGAACGGCCGCCCGGTCCATACGGTGCTGCTCGCCGCCGGCATTCCGATCGTCGAGCACATGACCGGGCTCGGTAATCTGCCGCCGTCTGGGTTCCGGTTCTCGGCGGTTCCGCCGAAGATCCGAGGAATGGGCACCTTTCCGGTGCGCGCGCACGCCCGCATCTTCGGCGAATAG
- a CDS encoding esterase-like activity of phytase family protein, whose product MAAPRFTAQRLNWTDQRLGVIPCPAAPMVLRSSYGSGLARRPGDPDGVVWAVGDRGPNLKVKTLVERYGLDHLRPLMGTAGAKVMPRVDLGPAIAQLRIAGDAVEILSTLRLTDAQGTPISGLPMPGGDHAISEPAFDLDGRVIAPDPSGLDSEGIVALADGSFVVGDEFGPSLVRIAAEGQVLARFVPETVTLTGARYPVHRTLPAIAARRQINRGFEAIAASADGERLFLAFQSPLAHPDPEAHAAARHVRLWRLDGTDMRVAAQYLYPLDPPESFSRDAAVEAITRSDIKVSELVWLGEDRLLVLERASRTSKLFRVDLDPARALGAEHLDLATRPTVEQLSAQDVSLPTLAKTLLLSTDDLPQVGADLEGMAVLSPYELLLVSDNDFGVEGAETGFWKIVFEEPVLG is encoded by the coding sequence ATGGCGGCGCCCCGCTTCACCGCCCAGCGGCTGAACTGGACCGATCAGCGCCTGGGCGTCATTCCGTGTCCCGCCGCGCCGATGGTATTGCGGTCGAGCTATGGCTCGGGTCTCGCCCGCCGCCCGGGAGATCCGGACGGAGTCGTCTGGGCCGTCGGCGATCGCGGGCCGAACCTCAAGGTGAAGACTTTGGTCGAGCGTTACGGCCTCGACCATCTCCGGCCGCTGATGGGGACGGCGGGGGCCAAGGTGATGCCGCGGGTCGATCTCGGCCCGGCGATCGCGCAATTGCGGATCGCCGGCGATGCGGTCGAAATCCTGTCCACGCTGCGTCTCACCGATGCCCAGGGGACACCGATTTCGGGCCTGCCTATGCCCGGCGGCGATCACGCCATTTCCGAACCCGCTTTCGATCTTGACGGGCGGGTGATCGCGCCGGATCCGTCCGGCCTCGACAGCGAGGGCATCGTCGCGCTTGCCGACGGCAGTTTCGTCGTCGGCGACGAATTCGGACCTTCGCTGGTCCGCATCGCCGCCGAGGGGCAGGTCCTCGCCCGGTTCGTGCCCGAGACCGTGACGCTGACCGGTGCCCGCTACCCGGTGCATCGGACGCTGCCGGCCATCGCCGCCCGCCGGCAGATCAACCGCGGCTTCGAGGCGATCGCCGCCTCGGCGGACGGCGAACGGCTCTTCCTCGCCTTTCAGAGTCCGCTCGCGCATCCGGATCCGGAGGCCCATGCCGCGGCGCGCCACGTTCGCCTGTGGCGACTGGACGGCACCGACATGAGGGTCGCCGCACAATATCTCTATCCGCTGGATCCGCCGGAAAGCTTCTCCCGCGACGCGGCGGTCGAGGCGATCACCCGCAGCGACATCAAGGTGAGCGAACTCGTCTGGCTGGGGGAGGACCGGCTGCTGGTGCTGGAGCGAGCCTCGCGAACGTCGAAGCTGTTTCGGGTCGACCTCGATCCCGCGCGTGCGCTCGGCGCCGAGCATCTCGATCTCGCCACCCGGCCGACGGTCGAGCAGCTGAGCGCTCAGGATGTGTCGCTGCCGACGCTCGCCAAGACCCTGCTGCTCAGCACCGACGATCTGCCACAAGTCGGCGCGGATCTGGAGGGCATGGCGGTTCTGTCGCCGTACGAATTGCTGCTGGTCAGCGACAATGACTTCGGGGTCGAGGGCGCCGAGACCGGATTCTGGAAGATCGTCTTCGAGGAACCCGTCCTGGGCTAA
- a CDS encoding serine hydrolase — MMNKVALLTSALVLAAVAPTPAAGACATAASADGPQLPSTAAVVRLATDWVDRINRADDAAYLRFVEERGPVLLGGSEQWLQLREFLRGMEYCGVKSATADAVELWVFDPNFDSYGSWRFKPAATAADRIEFMGGSHEDAGPPGAERPAALPLPALVKAVEARAAGRAAKDQFSGAILLAHGGRVLFEKAYGLADRASRKPNRLDTQFRFGSMGKMFTAVAIMQLAEKGKIDLDAPIGRYLTDYPNQDIATKVTVAHLLSHTGGTGDIFGPDFDRNKASLRSTKDYVALYGDRAAEFAPGSRQMYSNYGFILLGRIVEQVSGLGYDEYIQRNIFTPIGMGSTGNRPESDVLPRRAVSYMGSGARLKSAADTLPLGGTAAGGGYATVGDFHRFVGGLTSHRLLRGETLQKLIDGGVMADGQFASFDFGGTLPGAGRFIGHGGGAPGMSGSLHHFLNSGVTVIVLANRDPGTAESIAMFAAHRLPAGRPDASQDAAPAAR, encoded by the coding sequence ATGATGAACAAGGTTGCGCTGCTCACGTCGGCTCTCGTCCTGGCTGCGGTCGCGCCGACACCGGCCGCCGGCGCTTGCGCGACGGCGGCGTCGGCGGATGGACCGCAACTGCCTTCGACGGCGGCGGTGGTGCGTCTCGCCACGGATTGGGTCGATCGGATCAACAGGGCCGATGATGCCGCCTATCTCCGTTTCGTGGAAGAACGGGGACCGGTGTTGCTCGGTGGGTCGGAGCAGTGGCTGCAGCTGCGCGAATTCCTGCGCGGAATGGAATATTGCGGGGTCAAATCCGCGACGGCCGACGCCGTGGAGCTGTGGGTGTTCGACCCCAATTTCGACTCCTACGGCTCCTGGCGGTTCAAACCGGCCGCGACCGCCGCCGACAGAATCGAATTCATGGGCGGATCCCACGAAGACGCGGGACCGCCAGGCGCCGAGCGGCCGGCCGCGCTCCCGCTGCCGGCGCTGGTCAAGGCTGTCGAAGCGCGCGCGGCGGGCCGCGCGGCGAAGGATCAGTTTTCGGGCGCCATATTGCTGGCGCACGGCGGGCGCGTGCTGTTCGAAAAGGCCTATGGCCTCGCCGATCGAGCGTCCCGCAAGCCGAACAGGCTCGACACCCAGTTCCGGTTCGGATCGATGGGCAAGATGTTTACCGCGGTCGCGATCATGCAATTGGCCGAGAAGGGCAAGATCGATCTCGATGCGCCGATCGGACGCTATCTCACGGACTACCCAAACCAGGACATCGCAACCAAGGTGACCGTCGCCCACCTGCTCAGCCATACCGGGGGCACGGGCGACATTTTCGGACCCGACTTCGACCGCAACAAGGCGTCGCTGCGCAGCACGAAGGACTATGTCGCGCTGTACGGCGACCGTGCTGCCGAATTCGCACCCGGAAGCCGCCAGATGTACAGCAATTACGGCTTCATTCTGCTTGGGCGGATCGTGGAGCAGGTGTCCGGCCTCGGCTACGACGAGTATATCCAGCGTAACATCTTCACGCCGATCGGAATGGGTTCGACTGGAAACCGGCCGGAGAGCGACGTTCTGCCGCGCCGCGCCGTCAGCTATATGGGTTCGGGCGCGCGGCTGAAGAGCGCCGCCGACACGCTTCCGCTGGGCGGTACCGCGGCCGGCGGCGGCTATGCCACGGTCGGCGACTTCCATCGGTTCGTCGGGGGGCTGACGTCCCACCGGCTGCTGCGCGGCGAGACGCTGCAGAAGCTGATCGACGGCGGCGTGATGGCGGACGGGCAGTTCGCCTCCTTCGACTTCGGCGGAACGCTGCCCGGCGCGGGACGGTTCATCGGCCATGGCGGCGGCGCGCCGGGAATGAGCGGCTCGCTGCACCACTTCCTGAACAGCGGCGTGACGGTGATCGTGCTCGCCAATCGCGATCCGGGCACCGCCGAAAGCATCGCGATGTTCGCGGCGCACCGCCTGCCCGCCGGCCGACCGGATGCGAGCCAAGACGCTGCCCCTGCTGCGAGGTGA
- a CDS encoding S41 family peptidase, translating to MKVFSHVCLPALVMTTALGGIAAISAAPSTSAMAAQPPSAPARETRPTGTLDASARQDVVASLSQALRDRYIFPDVGERAAARISAALKAGAYDGLADRTAFVQRLDADVRAIAKDKHLNILSPGGGPPPRRVAMPADEEGITRADKLAGNIGYIEIVGFPPPQAFKPVADRAMSALQGSRGLIIDVRRNGGGSPEGVAYLVSYLVKQSVPLSTIISRTPKTQEFTRQTFSSTPTPVSFADIPVYVLTSKDTFSGGEDFAYTVQALKRATIIGEVTGGGANPTGPVDLGHGVIATIPFGRSENPITKANWEGRGVQPDVSVAASDGLEVALRRAGTRPAKEIAAASVERVFAPRTTALPGYETAMRQLIAGYMSGAPDYSIMTPKFADQTRRDLPRLNAELMPLGALRSVRFRRPMMGGGEFLLQFANGSRMMPIVLDEDGKIVAALPPIPAPPEQ from the coding sequence ATGAAGGTTTTCAGCCATGTCTGCTTGCCCGCTCTCGTCATGACCACGGCGCTCGGGGGCATCGCCGCAATTTCGGCCGCGCCATCGACATCGGCGATGGCGGCGCAACCGCCATCCGCACCTGCGCGCGAGACCCGTCCAACGGGAACATTGGATGCCTCGGCGCGCCAGGACGTTGTCGCAAGCCTCAGCCAAGCGCTACGCGACCGCTATATCTTTCCCGACGTTGGAGAGCGAGCAGCAGCCCGGATCAGTGCCGCGCTGAAGGCCGGCGCGTATGACGGCCTGGCGGATCGGACCGCCTTCGTGCAAAGGCTGGACGCGGATGTCCGCGCGATCGCCAAAGACAAGCATCTGAACATCCTCTCGCCCGGCGGCGGACCGCCGCCGCGCCGGGTCGCGATGCCCGCCGATGAGGAAGGTATCACCCGCGCAGACAAACTCGCAGGGAATATCGGCTACATCGAAATCGTCGGGTTCCCACCGCCTCAGGCGTTCAAGCCTGTCGCGGACCGGGCCATGTCGGCTTTGCAAGGCAGCCGCGGGCTCATCATTGATGTCCGCCGCAACGGCGGCGGTTCCCCCGAAGGCGTCGCCTATCTTGTAAGCTACCTCGTCAAGCAGAGCGTGCCCCTCAGCACCATCATTTCACGCACGCCGAAGACGCAGGAATTCACTCGGCAGACGTTCAGCAGCACGCCGACCCCGGTCAGCTTTGCCGATATTCCCGTCTACGTGCTCACGAGCAAGGATACCTTCTCGGGCGGAGAAGATTTTGCCTACACGGTCCAGGCGCTGAAACGAGCAACGATCATCGGTGAGGTGACCGGTGGCGGTGCCAATCCGACCGGCCCCGTCGATCTGGGTCACGGCGTGATCGCCACGATACCGTTCGGGCGATCCGAGAACCCGATCACCAAGGCGAATTGGGAAGGGCGCGGCGTGCAGCCCGACGTATCGGTGGCCGCAAGCGACGGGCTGGAGGTGGCGCTACGGAGGGCAGGAACAAGACCCGCCAAGGAGATCGCAGCGGCGTCCGTCGAACGCGTGTTCGCACCCAGGACGACCGCGCTCCCCGGATACGAAACCGCGATGCGACAGCTGATTGCCGGCTATATGAGCGGAGCGCCGGATTATTCCATCATGACGCCGAAATTCGCCGATCAGACCCGCCGGGACCTGCCTCGGCTGAACGCAGAGCTCATGCCGCTGGGCGCGTTGCGGTCGGTCCGGTTCCGCCGCCCGATGATGGGCGGCGGCGAGTTCCTACTCCAGTTCGCCAACGGAAGTCGGATGATGCCGATCGTGCTCGACGAAGACGGCAAGATCGTTGCGGCGTTGCCGCCGATCCCGGCGCCTCCGGAGCAGTAG
- a CDS encoding TonB-dependent receptor — protein sequence MNKGLKIRPARNAWLGASAAALIAGMASPGWAQEGAGPVAADPVATDAPAPSTPDEEGIIVTGFRASLNSALNLKRSETAAIDTIVAEDIGKFPDSNLAESMQRIPGVSLARGDGGEGRNISVRGLGAGFTRIRINGMEGTSQTGSSDIYGAGNSGRSFDFNVFPSEIFSSLTVRKTTSADVEEGSLGATVDLRAPKPFDYKQDLVLSATARGVYNELSKKVDPRASLLVSKQFGSFGILGSLAYTSRNIREVGYSAVDVLSSTLGGNQLGTGAAAQPFCTPIGVTPISPSPVAQAAKGATATMCSTNNPRTGSVAAYNTIMALRSAAAPNTPGSGAFFPRIPRFVNSEQDNKRYAASLTLQWQPSDDTDISIDGLFSRYDVTRRDNYIAGLSFGRNVNNNGQPMVSVRDIEFDQNGSLVYGLFDGVDVRSEGLEDHFVSTFKQVNLNFKHRFSDAFVIDGMFGVSRSLWDGKERLQTFIDAIDTDSFVIDYRDGKTVPTIGFGFDVSDPTNFAYAPALADGTVLGGFSTQGKPSRNVIDNKTFELNGTYEVADGFSIKVGGQWREGDSRARTAALYLGQNLTQMLPAGTTLASITRQIEGVDKLFGMGAPASWASVDADKWRETFGFPDSFDFCTTADCGSGTSQIRERVKSAYVMVNFDTRDFLPIPVRGDLGVRYVHTDQRSVGYLSRALATSPTGVTAVANEVNRSYEDWLPSMNLVFEFTPSLLGRLSFADVMSRPEYGPLTPSSASITATTRNGTANNPFLDPIRATTFDASLEWYFRPGSLLSVAYFHKDIKSFIQTASNQIPFNQLGLPDELLNGTNSVPTDIFTIRQPLNTPGGPLKGVEVNAQVQLDFLPGLLSNFGILANYTHVTSKIDYILQSGGTYNADLVGLSKDAASGTLFYEDDRFSIRATASYRGPYIRGIIGANGNDYQGNRGNTFVDASASYNLTKNFKLILEAQNLTDERNSLFIDSARTDTLFETRIGRTLTFGANFQF from the coding sequence ATGAACAAGGGGCTCAAGATACGTCCGGCGAGAAATGCCTGGCTCGGTGCATCGGCGGCTGCGCTGATCGCGGGGATGGCGAGCCCGGGCTGGGCGCAGGAAGGCGCCGGACCGGTCGCGGCAGACCCGGTCGCGACCGATGCGCCGGCACCGAGCACGCCGGACGAGGAAGGCATCATCGTCACCGGCTTTCGCGCGTCGCTCAACAGCGCGCTCAACCTGAAGCGGAGCGAAACCGCGGCGATCGACACGATCGTCGCCGAAGACATCGGCAAATTCCCCGACAGCAACCTTGCCGAGTCGATGCAGCGCATTCCGGGCGTCTCGCTGGCGCGCGGCGATGGCGGCGAAGGCCGAAACATCTCGGTGCGCGGTCTCGGCGCCGGTTTCACCCGCATCCGCATCAACGGCATGGAAGGCACGTCGCAGACCGGCTCGTCCGACATTTACGGTGCCGGCAATTCCGGGCGCAGCTTCGATTTCAACGTCTTCCCGTCCGAGATCTTCTCGTCGCTGACCGTGCGCAAGACGACTTCGGCGGATGTCGAGGAAGGCTCGCTCGGCGCCACCGTCGATCTGCGCGCGCCCAAGCCGTTCGACTACAAGCAGGATCTGGTGCTGAGCGCGACCGCGCGCGGGGTCTACAACGAGCTCAGCAAGAAGGTCGATCCGCGCGCGTCGCTGCTCGTCTCCAAGCAATTCGGATCGTTCGGGATCCTCGGCTCGCTCGCTTATACCAGCCGCAACATCCGCGAAGTCGGCTATTCGGCGGTGGACGTCCTATCCTCCACGCTGGGCGGCAACCAGCTCGGCACGGGCGCGGCCGCCCAGCCCTTCTGCACGCCGATCGGAGTCACGCCGATTAGCCCCTCGCCCGTCGCACAGGCGGCCAAGGGTGCCACCGCGACAATGTGCAGCACGAACAATCCGCGCACCGGCAGCGTCGCCGCCTACAACACGATCATGGCGCTGCGCAGCGCCGCGGCGCCCAACACGCCGGGCAGCGGCGCCTTCTTCCCGCGCATCCCGCGTTTCGTGAACTCGGAGCAGGACAACAAGCGCTACGCCGCATCGCTGACCCTGCAATGGCAGCCGAGCGACGACACCGACATCTCGATCGACGGCCTGTTCTCCCGCTACGACGTCACCCGCCGAGACAATTACATCGCCGGCCTGTCCTTCGGCCGCAACGTCAACAATAACGGCCAGCCGATGGTGTCGGTGCGCGACATCGAATTCGACCAGAACGGATCTTTGGTCTACGGACTGTTCGACGGCGTCGACGTTCGCTCCGAGGGGCTCGAGGACCATTTCGTCTCGACCTTCAAGCAGGTCAATCTGAACTTCAAGCACCGGTTCAGCGATGCGTTCGTGATCGACGGCATGTTCGGCGTGTCGCGATCGCTGTGGGACGGCAAGGAGCGATTGCAGACCTTCATCGACGCGATCGACACCGACAGTTTCGTGATCGATTATCGTGACGGCAAGACCGTTCCGACGATCGGCTTCGGCTTCGACGTCTCCGATCCGACCAATTTCGCCTATGCGCCTGCGCTCGCCGACGGCACCGTGCTCGGCGGCTTCAGCACCCAGGGCAAGCCGTCGCGCAACGTCATCGACAACAAGACGTTCGAGCTCAACGGCACCTATGAGGTCGCCGACGGCTTTTCGATCAAGGTCGGCGGCCAGTGGCGCGAGGGCGACAGCCGCGCCCGGACCGCGGCGCTCTATCTCGGCCAGAACCTCACCCAGATGCTGCCGGCGGGAACGACGCTCGCCAGCATCACCCGTCAGATCGAAGGGGTGGACAAATTGTTCGGCATGGGCGCGCCGGCGAGCTGGGCCTCGGTGGATGCCGACAAATGGCGCGAGACGTTCGGATTCCCCGACAGTTTCGACTTCTGCACCACCGCCGATTGCGGCAGCGGCACCTCGCAGATCCGCGAGCGCGTGAAGAGCGCTTACGTGATGGTCAATTTCGACACGCGCGATTTCCTGCCGATCCCGGTGCGCGGCGATCTCGGCGTTCGCTACGTCCACACCGATCAGCGTTCGGTCGGCTACCTGTCCCGCGCGCTGGCGACCAGTCCGACCGGCGTGACCGCCGTCGCCAACGAGGTGAACCGCTCGTACGAGGATTGGCTGCCGTCGATGAACCTGGTGTTCGAGTTCACGCCGAGCCTGCTCGGGCGACTGTCGTTCGCCGACGTCATGTCACGTCCCGAATATGGCCCGCTGACGCCCAGTTCGGCGTCGATCACGGCGACCACCCGCAACGGCACCGCCAACAATCCGTTCCTGGATCCGATCCGCGCCACGACCTTCGACGCCTCACTGGAATGGTATTTCCGACCCGGATCCCTGCTGTCGGTCGCCTATTTCCACAAGGACATCAAATCGTTCATCCAGACCGCATCGAACCAGATCCCGTTCAACCAGCTCGGCTTGCCCGACGAATTGCTGAACGGCACCAACTCGGTGCCCACGGACATCTTCACCATCCGGCAGCCGCTCAACACGCCCGGCGGCCCGCTCAAGGGCGTCGAGGTCAACGCCCAGGTTCAGCTCGATTTTCTCCCCGGCTTGCTGTCGAACTTCGGGATCCTCGCCAATTACACCCACGTCACCTCGAAGATCGACTACATCCTGCAGTCCGGCGGCACCTACAATGCCGATCTCGTCGGCCTGTCCAAGGACGCGGCCAGCGGCACCCTGTTCTACGAGGATGATCGCTTCAGCATCCGCGCCACGGCAAGCTATCGCGGCCCGTATATTCGCGGCATCATCGGTGCGAACGGCAACGATTATCAGGGCAATCGCGGCAACACCTTCGTCGACGCCTCGGCCTCCTACAATCTGACCAAGAACTTCAAGCTGATCCTGGAAGCGCAGAATCTGACCGACGAGCGCAACAGCCTGTTCATCGACAGCGCCCGTACCGACACCCTGTTCGAGACGCGGATCGGCCGGACCCTCACCTTCGGGGCCAATTTCCAGTTCTAG
- a CDS encoding VOC family protein: protein MEAQQLHRGRLIDHVHLVVADLAASRRFYEAVLGAIGIPLGGSAEDYFWADEFFVSTPASAAAQGQLTGRHHLAFQAESRSVVEDFHAAGLAAGGRDNGAPGERPYHPGYYAAFLLDPDGNNIEAVYHGEATRSAPSVTIDF from the coding sequence ATGGAAGCGCAGCAACTGCACCGCGGTCGGCTGATCGACCATGTCCATCTCGTCGTCGCCGACCTCGCTGCCAGCCGTCGCTTCTACGAGGCGGTTCTCGGCGCGATCGGAATTCCATTGGGCGGCAGCGCCGAGGATTATTTCTGGGCCGACGAATTCTTCGTATCGACCCCGGCGAGCGCGGCGGCGCAGGGGCAGTTGACCGGGCGGCACCACCTTGCTTTCCAGGCGGAGAGCCGGAGCGTGGTCGAGGACTTTCACGCCGCAGGGCTCGCCGCGGGCGGCCGCGACAATGGCGCGCCGGGCGAGCGCCCTTATCATCCCGGTTATTACGCCGCCTTCCTGCTCGATCCGGACGGCAACAATATCGAGGCCGTCTACCATGGCGAAGCCACACGCAGCGCGCCATCGGTGACGATCGACTTCTGA